One stretch of Methanobrevibacter oralis DNA includes these proteins:
- a CDS encoding glycosyltransferase family 2 protein yields MSVDDVISRDKVENPLISIVIPIFNTEEYLEESLDSVVNQTLTDLEIICINDNSTDDSLKLLKEYAKKDKRIIIINNNERLGPSVCRNIGLENVSGEYIVFHDSDDFIELDAYEKLYNFSNKFNPDFVVFDALRVNDECVIWESILHDISISGEIFPKTNILECNELIYDTTSWNKFIKKNFFDKYNFKFSEGRVYQDILFSIQLFCASDCVGVYPEVKYYWRVRDDSITQKVNNIKNLQDRIFITKEVINVLKSSKHEILLENLYKKLVEIDILQFINELDNCDDEYKRIMYEIVKPFVKKLPHDFFKNLNYIDKVKYDLFLNGNFESLNSLLVELNIQKTIISMMKEEYEYNKTYITKLKNSNLNAMSKNNNLKEEIRIIKSTKGWFKYKIINIYRRIFNKID; encoded by the coding sequence ATGTCTGTTGATGATGTAATAAGTAGGGATAAAGTTGAAAATCCTTTAATTAGTATTGTTATTCCAATTTTTAACACAGAAGAATATCTTGAAGAAAGTTTAGATAGTGTTGTAAATCAAACATTGACAGATTTAGAGATAATTTGTATTAATGATAATTCTACTGATGATTCTTTAAAACTATTAAAAGAATATGCTAAAAAAGATAAAAGAATTATTATTATTAATAATAATGAACGTTTAGGCCCATCAGTATGTAGGAATATAGGTTTAGAAAATGTTTCCGGGGAGTATATTGTTTTTCATGATTCTGATGATTTTATAGAGTTAGATGCATATGAAAAACTTTATAATTTTTCAAACAAATTTAATCCAGATTTTGTTGTTTTTGATGCTTTAAGGGTTAATGATGAGTGTGTCATATGGGAAAGTATATTGCATGATATTTCAATATCTGGAGAAATTTTTCCAAAAACAAATATTTTAGAGTGCAATGAATTAATTTATGATACGACTTCTTGGAATAAATTCATTAAAAAGAATTTTTTTGATAAATATAATTTTAAATTTTCTGAAGGAAGAGTATATCAAGATATTTTATTTTCAATACAATTATTTTGTGCAAGTGATTGTGTAGGAGTATATCCTGAAGTTAAATATTATTGGCGAGTTAGAGATGATTCTATTACTCAAAAGGTTAATAATATAAAAAATCTTCAAGATCGTATTTTTATAACAAAAGAAGTAATTAATGTTCTTAAATCATCAAAACATGAAATATTACTTGAAAATTTATATAAAAAACTGGTAGAAATTGACATATTACAATTTATAAATGAATTAGATAATTGTGATGATGAGTATAAGAGAATTATGTATGAAATAGTAAAACCATTTGTTAAAAAATTACCTCATGATTTTTTTAAGAATTTAAACTATATAGACAAAGTTAAATATGATTTATTTTTAAATGGGAATTTTGAAAGTTTAAATTCATTACTTGTAGAATTAAATATTCAAAAAACAATTATTAGTATGATGAAAGAAGAGTATGAATATAATAAAACATACATTACTAAACTTAAAAACAGTAATTTAAATGCTATGTCTAAAAA